A single region of the Thermoleophilum album genome encodes:
- a CDS encoding ammonium transporter — translation MTTRIVRALPAALVAALAVPAAAHAAEGPTLDDSVSALNTFWVLFAAVLVMFMQAGFALLEIGFSRAKNAGLGVAKILTNYSIASIAYWAVGFALAFGGSGAIAGTKGWFLDVSSTPAEAAKDIPLLELLGISPAAFLFFQFAFCAVSLAIVWGTTLERIKFSAYVLYAIPFAAVIYPVLSHWIFGGGWLQTSIGMQDFAGSTVVHLIGATGGFAALLLLGPRIGKYGPDGKPRPIPGHSMPLVGLGVLILWLGWFGFNPGSTGGAIGNRFAEVALVTNLAAAAGVVAAVATIYLLRRYVDVGMAGNGAIAGLVAITAPSGYVEYWAAPIIGAVAGVIVVVGVLAIEKVLDDPVGALSAHGLAGIWGTLACGIFTAPRLAELNGVGEGGLWYTGSFTQLGAQALGVAVAFVCVFAASYVAFWIIDKTVGLRVTPEQERAGLDISETGMYGYPEQFIPTPEIESGLAGDAVAARLGSPPQPSPQPTQA, via the coding sequence ATGACGACGCGTATCGTGCGTGCCTTACCGGCCGCGCTCGTGGCGGCGCTCGCCGTACCGGCTGCCGCCCACGCAGCCGAAGGTCCCACTCTCGACGACAGCGTCTCCGCGCTCAACACCTTCTGGGTGCTGTTCGCGGCGGTGCTGGTGATGTTCATGCAGGCGGGCTTCGCGCTACTCGAGATCGGCTTCTCGCGAGCCAAGAACGCCGGTCTCGGCGTCGCGAAGATCCTCACTAACTACTCGATCGCGTCGATCGCCTACTGGGCGGTCGGTTTCGCGCTCGCCTTCGGCGGGAGCGGCGCGATCGCCGGCACCAAGGGCTGGTTCCTCGACGTTTCGTCGACCCCGGCCGAGGCAGCGAAGGACATTCCGCTGCTCGAGCTGCTCGGGATCAGCCCGGCCGCGTTCCTCTTCTTCCAGTTCGCCTTCTGCGCCGTCTCGCTGGCGATCGTGTGGGGAACGACGCTCGAACGGATCAAGTTCTCGGCCTACGTTCTCTACGCGATCCCGTTCGCGGCGGTGATCTACCCGGTGCTCTCGCACTGGATCTTCGGCGGCGGCTGGCTGCAGACCAGCATCGGTATGCAGGACTTCGCCGGCTCCACCGTCGTCCACCTGATCGGCGCCACCGGTGGCTTCGCCGCCCTCTTGCTGCTCGGGCCGCGGATCGGCAAGTACGGTCCCGACGGCAAGCCGCGTCCGATCCCGGGCCACTCGATGCCGCTCGTCGGTCTCGGCGTGCTGATCCTGTGGCTCGGCTGGTTCGGCTTCAACCCCGGCTCGACCGGCGGGGCTATCGGCAACCGCTTCGCCGAGGTGGCGCTCGTCACCAACCTGGCGGCGGCCGCCGGTGTGGTCGCGGCGGTGGCCACCATCTACCTCCTCCGCCGCTACGTCGACGTCGGTATGGCCGGCAACGGTGCGATCGCCGGCCTCGTCGCGATCACCGCGCCGTCTGGGTACGTCGAGTACTGGGCGGCACCGATCATCGGCGCCGTCGCCGGGGTGATCGTGGTGGTCGGCGTGCTCGCGATCGAAAAGGTGCTCGACGACCCCGTCGGCGCGCTCTCGGCGCACGGGCTGGCGGGCATCTGGGGCACCCTCGCGTGTGGCATCTTCACCGCGCCGCGGCTCGCCGAGCTCAACGGTGTCGGCGAGGGTGGGCTCTGGTACACGGGTAGCTTCACCCAGCTCGGCGCCCAGGCGCTGGGTGTGGCGGTGGCGTTCGTGTGCGTGTTCGCGGCGTCGTACGTGGCCTTCTGGATCATCGACAAGACCGTTGGCCTGCGCGTGACGCCTGAACAGGAGCGCGCCGGTCTCGACATCTCCGAGACCGGGATGTACGGCTACCCCGAGCAGTTCATCCCGACTCCCGAGATCGAGAGCGGGCTCGCGGGCGACGCCGTGGCCGCGCGCCTCGGATCGCCGCCGCAGCCAAGCCCGCAGCCAACCCAGGCCTGA
- a CDS encoding GGDEF domain-containing protein, which produces MTAPSEESRLTSPQAALDTRDTDLLRRIGAAGWFVAALVSWAATRLADPDPSDHTGLLICGGVDLAIAVALFLGRRFPRWLVKALVIYAAVVMTSVVIAFAKPLGPVPLYYIFAAFTSAYFGSRADVVAVCLLVSVTFAVAMTFNDSVQIPGVNFWTTVSVVTLVAVFTRRITERAEALVEELDRAARTDPLTGLPNRRRLQEELPDRIERARRSRLPLSLVIFDLDHFKRLNDRYGHDAGDEALRAFARLLRAESRQGDLVARMGGEEFIAVLQGAGAASARRFAERIGELLREREIADGISVTTSAGVATFDRDAADAESLLIAADRALYAAKTAGRDRVVAAGDPSVRPLSVR; this is translated from the coding sequence GTGACCGCACCTTCGGAAGAGTCCCGCCTGACGTCGCCGCAGGCAGCTCTCGACACGCGTGACACCGACCTTCTGCGGCGCATCGGCGCCGCCGGCTGGTTCGTCGCGGCGCTGGTCAGCTGGGCGGCGACGCGCCTCGCCGACCCCGACCCGAGCGACCACACCGGCCTTTTGATCTGCGGAGGGGTCGATCTCGCGATCGCCGTTGCCCTGTTTTTGGGCAGGCGCTTTCCTCGCTGGCTCGTCAAGGCACTCGTGATCTACGCCGCGGTCGTGATGACGAGCGTTGTGATCGCTTTCGCCAAGCCGCTCGGGCCCGTACCGCTCTACTACATCTTCGCGGCGTTCACGAGTGCCTACTTCGGCAGCCGCGCCGACGTTGTCGCCGTCTGCCTGCTCGTGTCGGTCACCTTCGCCGTCGCGATGACCTTCAATGACTCGGTGCAGATCCCCGGCGTCAACTTCTGGACGACGGTGTCGGTGGTGACGCTCGTCGCCGTGTTCACGCGCCGCATAACCGAGCGCGCGGAGGCGCTCGTCGAGGAGCTCGACCGCGCCGCCCGTACTGACCCGCTCACCGGCCTGCCCAACCGGCGCCGGCTCCAGGAAGAGCTTCCCGATCGCATCGAGCGTGCGCGGCGGAGCCGCCTGCCGCTCAGCCTCGTGATCTTCGACCTCGACCACTTCAAGCGGCTCAACGATCGCTACGGCCATGACGCCGGTGACGAGGCGCTGCGCGCCTTCGCTCGCCTGCTGCGCGCCGAGTCGCGCCAGGGCGACCTTGTCGCGCGCATGGGCGGCGAGGAGTTCATCGCCGTTTTGCAAGGCGCGGGCGCGGCATCGGCACGCCGCTTTGCCGAGCGCATCGGCGAGCTGCTGCGCGAGCGCGAGATCGCCGACGGCATCTCGGTCACCACGAGCGCCGGCGTCGCCACCTTCGACCGCGACGCCGCCGACGCCGAGTCGCTCTTGATCGCCGCCGACCGGGCCCTCTACGCCGCCAAGACGGCCGGGCGCGACCGTGTCGTAGCGGCGGGCGACCCGAGCGTGCGCCCGCTTTCGGTGCGCTAG
- a CDS encoding acyl-CoA thioesterase: MTTAGTTTFDRATAVERIGEGQYRALLDYAFWVVRGPNGGYLAAILLRALSDHLGEPGRQPRSLTVHYLRAPAEGEVRIETRVERRGRSLATLSARLNQGGATCALALAAFSPPWEAAGEFDHARAPAVPPPDDLAPLKASVPIPIREQFELRPLWGAAPFSGADEATVGGWIRTTDHRPLDWLLVAALTDAWYPAAFPVLERPAAMPTVDLTIHFRAQPQPTTDGWALARFCSRLARDGFVEEDGELWTPDGTLVAQSRQLALMF; encoded by the coding sequence ATGACCACCGCGGGCACCACGACTTTCGACCGCGCGACGGCGGTCGAACGGATCGGCGAGGGTCAGTACCGCGCCCTGCTCGACTACGCCTTCTGGGTCGTGCGCGGCCCAAACGGCGGCTACCTCGCAGCGATCCTCTTGCGGGCGCTAAGCGACCATCTCGGCGAACCGGGACGCCAACCGCGCTCGCTCACTGTCCACTACTTGCGCGCTCCCGCCGAGGGTGAAGTGCGGATCGAGACGCGCGTCGAACGACGGGGGCGTTCGCTCGCAACGCTGTCAGCGCGCCTCAACCAAGGGGGTGCTACTTGCGCGCTGGCGCTCGCCGCTTTCTCGCCGCCGTGGGAAGCGGCCGGCGAGTTCGACCACGCTCGCGCACCCGCCGTGCCGCCGCCCGACGACCTTGCGCCGCTGAAAGCCAGCGTGCCGATCCCGATCCGCGAGCAGTTCGAGCTGCGGCCTCTTTGGGGAGCCGCTCCGTTCAGCGGCGCCGACGAGGCTACCGTAGGCGGTTGGATCAGGACCACCGACCACCGCCCCCTCGATTGGCTGCTTGTCGCGGCGCTGACCGACGCCTGGTACCCGGCTGCGTTCCCGGTTCTGGAACGTCCTGCAGCGATGCCGACCGTCGACCTCACGATCCACTTCCGAGCCCAGCCGCAGCCAACCACCGACGGTTGGGCCTTGGCGCGGTTTTGCTCGCGGCTCGCCCGCGACGGCTTCGTCGAAGAGGACGGCGAGCTATGGACTCCCGACGGCACGCTCGTCGCCCAGTCGCGCCAGCTTGCACTGATGTTCTAG